The following are from one region of the Muntiacus reevesi chromosome 3, mMunRee1.1, whole genome shotgun sequence genome:
- the FOXI3 gene encoding forkhead box protein I3: MALYCGDNFGVYSQPGLPSTAAAAAAPGAPAPARAPYGLTDYAAPPAAAANPYLWLNGPAVGGPPAAAAYLGAPPPPPPPPGGAPGPFLQPPTAAGTFACAQRPFAQPAPAAPASPAGPAAPGELGWLSMASREDLMKMVRPPYSYSALIAMAIQSAPERKLTLSHIYQFVADSFPFYQRSKAGWQNSIRHNLSLNDCFKKVPRDEDDPGKGNYWTLDPNCEKMFDNGNFRRKRKRRSEANSTPSVAVATSKSEEGLSPGLGSGVGGKSDGDSAPASLRPSQSPEPPEDTKSTASSPGVSMLSSTPCLNSFFSSLSTLSVGGTGSTQRALPGGRPLGIQGPQGPSGGVFPPSSVPEPSSDPLQLSHTSSSSSSSSSSSSQRSSYYGPFPANTSGAPSSPFGSPFYNFSMVNSLIYPREGSEV; this comes from the exons ATGGCTCTCTACTGCGGGGACAACTTCGGCGTGTACTCGCAGCCCGGCCTGCCATcgaccgccgccgccgccgccgccccgggcGCCCCCGCACCCGCCCGGGCGCCCTACGGACTCACCGACTACGCCGCGCCGCCAGCCGCCGCCGCCAACCCCTACCTGTGGCTCAACGGGCCGGCCGTGGGCGgtccccccgccgccgccgcgtaCCTGggcgccccgccgccgccgccgccgcccccggggGGCGCGCCGGGACCCTTCCTGCAGCCGCCGACCGCCGCCGGCACCTTCGCCTGCGCTCAACGGCCCTTCGCGCAGCCCGCGCCTGCGGCGCCCGCCTCCCCCGCCGGACCCGCGGCGCCCGGGGAGCTGGGCTGGCTGTCCATGGCCAGCCGCGAGGACCTGATGAAGATGGTGCGGCCGCCCTACTCGTACTCGGCGCTCATCGCCATGGCCATCCAGAGCGCGCCCGAACGCAAGCTCACGCTCAGCCACATCTACCAGTTCGTGGCCGACAGTTTCCCCTTCTACCAGCGCAGCAAGGCCGGCTGGCAGAACTCCATCCGCCACAACCTGTCTCTCAACGACTGCTTCAAGAAGGTGCCCCGCGACGAGGACGACCCAG GGAAAGGTAATTACTGGACCCTGGATCCGAACTGTGAGAAGATGTTTGACAATGGGAACTTCCGTCGGAAGCGAAAGCGCCGCTCAGAAGCCAACAGCACCCCCTCGGTGGCCGTGGCGACCTCGAAATCAGAAGAAGGGCTCTCCCCGGGACTGGGGTCTGGAGTGGGTGGGAAGTCAGATGGAGACAGCGCCCCTGCGTCGTTGAGACCCTCccagtccccagagcctcctgaggACACCAAGAGTACTGCCTCCTCACCGGGAGTGTCCATGCTCTCCTCCACCCCTTGCCTGAACAGCTTCTTCAGCAGCCTCAGCACCCTAAGCGTCGGTGGCACTGGGAGCACACAGCGGGCACTCCCTGGCGGCCGCCCACTAGGGATCCAGGGGCCCCAGGGGCCCTCAGGCGGCGTGTTTCCCCCCAGCTCCGTCCCGGAGCCCTCGTCAGACCCCTTACAGCTGAGTCACACCtccagtagcagcagcagcagcagcagcagcagcagccagagatCTTCCTACTATGGCCCCTTCCCCGCCAACACCAGCGGGGCCCCGAGCAGCCCCTTTGGCAGCCCTTTCTACAACTTCAGCATGGTCAACAGCCTCATCTACCCTCGGGAGGGCTCCGAGGTATAG